The nucleotide sequence ATTTTCATATTGCTCCAAATCGCTTTTCCTATTACACCTAATGACATTTTGCGCAAAGGATCATAAATTTGACTATAAGCATTGTTATTGCCTGCAATTAAATCCCCAATAATTCGTCCAGCTATATTGGTAGAAGTCATTCCCCATTTGTTAAAACCAGTCATTACAAACATATTTCTTTCTTTTTTGGAGTAAAAACCAATCAAAGGTAAATTATCCGGCGTTATACAGTCTTGGGCAGACCATCTTGCAACTTCTACAGCTTTTGGGAATATCTTTTCAGCATGATTTTTTAATTTATGATAATGAGGAACATCAGTTTCATAACCGCATTGATGTCCTTGTCCGCTGACTATTGCTAGTTCTTGATATTTTCTATAAGTATAACCCTCTTGGTCAATACAGTTCCACATTCCAGTTATATTTTTAGATACTTGATATGCGCCATTATATGACCTGTGCTGATACACACGTATAAAATACCAACCAGGGAAATTGATAATAGGGAAATTTGTGGCGATTACTATATTATTGGCTGATATTTTAAATCCGTTTGAAGTATAAACATGCCGTTCTTTAAAATCTAAGGCTTTGGTATCTTCATAGATTTTGACTTTATTGTTAAGACAGCATTGTGCCAATCCATGCAGATATTTCATAGGATGAAACATTGCTTGATTTTCAAAACCCAATGCTAGATCATAAACAAACGGAAC is from Clostridia bacterium and encodes:
- a CDS encoding FAD-dependent oxidoreductase, whose amino-acid sequence is MEEIKSIWHSDDYPTYPKLESDIDVDTLIIGGGLSGISAAYYLSRNGIKCAVIEANKIGSGTTKNTTAHITSQHDLTYDRYINQFGQIKTSIIAKANQEAIDEIENIIKTENIDCDFERVDSYLFTTKPENSIQLRKEYNAVKNTAIKAFLTTQSGLVPFVYDLALGFENQAMFHPMKYLHGLAQCCLNNKVKIYEDTKALDFKERHVYTSNGFKISANNIVIATNFPIINFPGWYFIRVYQHRSYNGAYQVSKNITGMWNCIDQEGYTYRKYQELAIVSGQGHQCGYETDVPHYHKLKNHAEKIFPKAVEVARWSAQDCITPDNLPLIGFYSKKERNMFVMTGFNKWGMTSTNIAGRIIGDLIAGNNNAYSQIYDPLRKMSLGVIGKAIWSNMKMVGSLIGGLNHLSNPVCTHLKCRTVYNPEEQTWDCPCHGSRFDKLGNVINSPAIKRLDETPTNPNE